Proteins found in one Miscanthus floridulus cultivar M001 chromosome 4, ASM1932011v1, whole genome shotgun sequence genomic segment:
- the LOC136551251 gene encoding uncharacterized protein → MSSSDSPKVTERKVDKDNDGHDDDEKGGFFDKVKDFIQDVGEKIEEAVGFGKPTADVTGIHIPQVSLEKIELIVDVLIANPNPVPIPLVDIEYLIESEERKLVSGTIPDAGTIHAHGSETVKIPFLLIYDDIRSTYKEIEPGSIIPYKVRVVLHIDIPVIGRISIPLEKNGEIPVPYKPDVNIDKIKFEQFSFEESTAILHLNLDNKNAFDLGLNSMDYEVWLADVSIASAELKESTNIKKQEITTMNVPISFRPKDFGSAMWDMIRGKGTGYTIKGHIDVNTPFGHMKIPISKEGGTTRLKKGDDDDDDDDKD, encoded by the exons ATGTCATCCTCAGATAGTCCAAAAGTGACAGAAAGGAAAGTAGACAAAGACAACGATGGACATGACGACGACGAGAAGGGAGGTTTCTTTGACAAGGTTAAGGATTTCATCCAAGACGTTGGTGAAAAGATTGAAGAAGCAGTAGGCTTCGGAAAGCCTACTGCTGACGTTACTGGGATTCACATACCCCAAGTCAGCCTGGAGAAGATAGAGCTTATTGTTGATGTCCTTATTGCGAACCCGAACCCTGTTCCCATTCCTCTTGTTGACATTGAATACCTGATTGAAAGTGAAGAAAGAAAGCTCGTTTCTGGAACAATCCCTGATGCTGGGACCATCCATGCTCATGGTTCAGAGACTGTTAAAATCCCCTTTCTACTAATTTATGATGACATCAGGAGCACATACAAGGAAATCGAGCCTGGAAGCATCATTCCTTACAAAGTCAGAGTCGTTCTCCACATAGATATTCCTGTTATTGGGAGGATTTCTATACCGTTAGAGAAAAATGGAGAGATTCCAGTGCCATACAAGCCTGACGTTAACATTGACAAGATCAAGTTTGAACAGTTCTCTTTTGAAGAATCGACCGCGATCCTTCACTTGAATTTGGACAACAAAAATGCTTTCGACTTGGGACTGAATTCAATGGATTATGAAGTGTGGCTTGCTGATGTGAGCATTGCATCTGCTGAACTGAAAGAATCTACGAATATCAAGAAACAGGAAATAACAACAATGAACGTACCTATCAGCTTCAGGCCTAAGGATTTCGGTTCTGCTATGTGGGATATGATTAGGGGAAAGGGCACTGGTTACACCATAAAGGGACACATTGATGTCAACACTCCTTTTGGACACATGAAAATACCAATAAGCAAAGAGGGGGGAACAACTCGTCTCAAGAAgggggatgatgatgacgacgacgacgacaag GACTAG
- the LOC136551253 gene encoding putative UDP-rhamnose:rhamnosyltransferase 1 yields MAGEQQHHQQEQEATAGAGPLHLVVFPWLAFGHLIPFLELSKRLAARGHAVTFVSTPRNVSRLPPVPAALSGRVRTVALPLPAVDGLPEGAESTADVPPDKVGLLKTAFDGLAAPFADFLAAACAAGGSRRDGEDPVAAFARSPDWIVVDFAHYWICPIAEKHEVACAMFQIATATMAAYFGPRQENADHPRVTVEDFMPMPRWFPSPAPAASLAFRRHEAAWIAAATQLNASGVADSERFWRTEQRCRLLFIRSCPEVEPGRVFPLLAELYRKPVLPTGLLLPDDRRDGDDGDHGNGSTHEAAARSSGALQWLDEQPSGSVLYVALGSEAPLTPASVHELALGLELSGARFLWALRLPSGGASTTMLPPSPLLPDGFEARTRGRGAVCTGWVPQMRVLAHAAVGAFLTHCGWGSVVESLRFGHPLVMLPFIVDQGLIARIMAERGVGVEVARRDDDGWFGRDDVAEAVRRVMVVEGEEGKMLALNARKLREEVVGDDAGRQGRYVDELVNCLQRHCFTE; encoded by the coding sequence ATGGCCGGagagcagcagcaccaccagcagGAGCAGGAAGCCACAGCCGGAGCCGGTCCTCTCCACCTCGTGGTGTTCCCATGGCTGGCGTTCGGCCACCTCATCCCGTTCCTCGAGCTCTCTAAGCGGCTGGCGGCGCGGGGCCACGCCGTCACCTTCGTCTCCACGCCGAGGAACGTCTCCAGGCTCCCGCCGGTGCCCGCCGCCCTGTCCGGCCGCGTCCGGACGGTGGCACTGCCGCTGCCGGCCGTGGACGGGCTGCCCGAGGGCGCCGAGTCCACGGCCGACGTGCCGCCTGACAAGGTCGGCCTCCTCAAGACCGCCTTCGACGGCCTCGCCGCGCCCTTCGCGGACTTCCTGGCAGCCGCCTGCGCCGCCGGTGGCAGCCGGAGAGATGGGGAGGACCCCGTGGCGGCGTTCGCGAGGAGTCCCGACTGGATCGTCGTCGACTTCGCGCACTACTGGATCTGCCCCATCGCTGAGAAACACGAGGTTGCTTGTGCGATGTTCCAAATCGCCACGGCCACCATGGCCGCCTACTTCGGGCCGCGTCAGGAGAACGCCGACCACCCGCGTGTCACCGTCGAGGACTTCATGCCGATGCCGAGGTGGTTCCCGTCCCCAGCACCAGCAGCTTCCCTCGCCTTCCGCCGACACGAGGCCGCCTGGATCGCTGCTGCTACCCAGCTCAACGCGTCCGGCGTCGCGGACTCCGAGCGCTTCTGGCGGACCGAGCAGCGGTGCCGCCTCCTGTTCATACGCAGCTGCCCTGAGGTGGAGCCCGGCCGGGTGTTCCCCCTGCTCGCGGAGCTCTACCGCAAGCCTGTCCTGCCCACCGGCCTCCTACTGCCGGACGATCGCCGTGACGGCGACGACGGTGACCATGGCAACGGTAGCACTCATGAAGCGGCGGCACGCTCATCGGGTGCCTTACAGTGGCTCGACGAGCAGCCGTCGGGGAGCGTCCTGTACGTCGCGCTTGGCAGTGAGGCGCCGCTGACGCCGGCGAGCGTGCACGAGCTCGCCCTGGGGCTCGAGCTCTCCGGGGCACGCTTCCTGTGGGCTCTGCGCCTGCCGAGCGGTGGCGCGTCGACGACGATGTTGCCGCCATCGCCGCTGCTGCCGGACGGGTTCGAGGCGCGCACGCGCGGGCGCGGCGCTGTGTGCACGGGCTGGGTGCCGCAGATGCGCGTCCTCGCGCACGCGGCCGTGGGCGCGTTCCTGACGCACTGCGGCTGGGGCTCCGTCGTGGAGAGTCTCCGGTTCGGGCACCCGCTGGTCATGCTCCCGTTCATCGTCGACCAGGGACTCATCGCTCGGATCATGGCGGAGAGGGGCGTCGGCGTGGAGGTGGCGCGGCGCGACGACGACGGGTGGTTCGGCAGGGACGACGTGGCGGAGGCCGTGAGGCGCGTGATGGTGGTGGAGGGCGAGGAGGGGAAGATGCTCGCGCTCAACGCGAGGAAGCTGCGGGAGGAGGTCGTCGGCGATGATGCTGGCCGGCAGGGGCGGTACGTCGACGAGCTCGTGAACTGCTTGCAGAGGCATTGTTTCACCGAGTGA